ACTCGCTGGCCTCGCAAGTCTGACAAGCGAACTAGATTACCTTGCGTATCCAGCAAACTAAAGTCTGGCGCAAGATCGCCAAGTTGGAGGGACATAGACAGGATCTACGGGATGAAACTTTACAGGATGAACCGTGATGAGCACTCGGTTAGCAGTGAGTGGCAAGCTGTGGGCCAAGCGCCAATAGCTAAAAGTCTAATCTTGGTGCAGCCGTTGTTGTGCTACTTGCAAGGCTTTTCTCACTTGCTCGAAGCCAGTGCCACCATAGCTGTTGCGGGCTGCTACGACTTGACGGGGCGCGATCGCCTGATAAATATCCGCTTCAAAAGCAGGATGCAAGGTTTGCCACTCGTCTAAACTTAAGTCCTTCAGCAACTTGTTGGCCGCTAAGCAAGTCCGCACCACTTTTCCCACTAAGTTGTAGGCTTCGCGGAAGGGTACGCCTTTAGCTGCCAGATAATCGGCTACATCTGTAGCGTTAGAGAAATCTTCTGCCACTGCTTCTGCTAGGCGAGAGGTCCGAAACTCTATCCCTTCTTGGATCAGAATGGTCATGGCTTCCAGGCAAGCTCGGACGGTATTCACTGCATCGAACAAAGCTTCCTTGTCTTCCTGCAAATCTTTGTTGTAGGCCAAGGGTAAGCCTTTCATCAGCACCAGCATGGCTTGTAAATGCCCAAACACTCGCCCAGTTTTGCCCCGCACCAGTTCTGGTACATCGGGGTTCTTTTTCTGGGGCATAATGCTGGAACCCGTGGCACAGCTATCTTTCAGGGTGACGAAGCTAAACTCTTGGGAGGCCCAAAGGATCACTTCTTCTGACAAACGGCTAAGGTGCATCATGATCAAGCTGGCAGCTGAGAGAAATTCGATCGCAAAGTCGCGATCGCTGACTCCATCCAAGCTATTGGCATAGATGCCATCGAAGTTCAGTAATTCAGCCGTGTAGTGGCGATCGATCGGGAAAGTCGTGCCTGCTAGCGCCCCGCACCCTAAAGGCGACACATTCACCCGACGATAAACTTCGCCAAGCCGCTCCCAATCCCGTTGCGCCATCTCGAAGTACGCCAGCAGATGATGGGCCAAACTAATCGGTTGAGCCCGCTGCAAGTGAGTGTAACCAGGAATCAAGGTTTCTACATGCTGCTCTGCTAGGTGAAACAAAGCTGTTTGAAACTCCCGCACCTGAGCGCGAATCTGCTCGATCTGCTCTCGGAGATATAGCCGGGTGTCAGTTCCAACTTGGTCGTTTCGCGATCGCGCGGTGTGCAGCTTCTTGCCCAAATCTCCCAAAATTTGCGTGAGGCGATGCTCCACTGCAAAATGCACATCTTCGGCATCAACGCCGGGATTAAAGAAACCTTGTCGGTACTCTTGCCGAATTTGATCCAGCCCTCTTACGAGTTGCTCACCTTCATCTGGGGTAATAATGCCTGTATGAGCCAGCATTTGGGCATGAGCCTGCGATCCGGTGAGGTCATATTCCAATAACTCCATATCAAAGCCGATGCTGGCATTGAATTGAGCGATCGCTGGGTGCAACGCGGTTTCAAATCGCTGACTCCAAGCTTGTGAGCTAGCAGCAGGTTGGGGTGGCAGTTCCGTATCCAAGGTTATCTTCCTGAATTCAATCGACAGCGTCAAAAACTCATCTTGACATGAGCGATGTCTCCTAAAATGCAGTCCGAGCTACCAGGCCAAAGGTCCACTTAGGAGACAAATTTAATGTAAGTCACGACTCAGGCTGGAGTTTAATAAGCGGTCATGCTGCGAATCATGTAGCCCAGAATCACACCAATGAGCAAGGCCCATACTTGGCCTGTTTTGACAAAGTTATTAAAACCCTTCTGCATATCTCCCAAGATGTCTTGGTTATATTGTTGAGCTAACACTGTCCAGTCATGGGGGACATGCCAAGCTAAGCCTTGCTGGAGCCAGTCACCCCAGTGTGTGGTGTGATTCAACCAAGTTGTCATGTCCTGCATTACATGGATCACCATTGCTACCATCTCCTCATCAATTGTTAGGGCTACTCAAAGGTTCAAGATTTAAAGGCTAATTCGTAGCCAGCGATCGCGGATTTTTGGCGCGTTTTAAGCAGCTTAACTACTGCAATTAGCACGTACCCTATAGAGTCGCAGATTTTTGGCAGTTGTAAAGTGGAAATGGGGATTAATCTGGCGATTTGATCCGCATGACAATTAATGTCATATCATCACCGTTGCGATTACCTGCTCCAATAAACTGCTGCACTTGGGCAAACAAATGCTCCAGAATCTCTTGAGGACTTTCGCAATGACGGCAAGCCCAGTGAAAGGCACGAGTTAAATTGTCTTCCTCGAAGCGATCGCCACTGCGGTTGGCTGCGTCGGTAAAGCCATCTGTGTAGTAAATCAGCGTGTCACCCGGATGCAACTGCACTTGACCATCTTGGTAGTGTGTATCTGCATCTAAGCCGATCAGCATTCCCAAAGTATCTAACCGCTTAATCGCATCAGTCGAAGCTTGCCACAATAGCGGCGGGTTGTGCGCGGCATTGCTGTAAGACAGCATCTGTGTTTGCGGCTCGTACTCCGAGTAAAACAGAGTCACAAACCGATTGGAATTTTCTAAATCTGCATACATCACTTGGTTAAGGTGTTGCAGAATCCGAGCAGGAGAATGACCATTTAGTACTTCTGCCCGCAACATACCCCGCAGCATGGTCATGATCAGCCCAGCAGGTACGCCCTTGCCCATGACATCGCCAATAGAGACGCTCCAACGTCCCGCCTCATTGCTGCCTGTTTTGACCGAGCGGAGACGGGGGCGATGAACGGGGATGAAATCGTAATAGTCGCCTCCCACCCGATTAGCTGTTTGACAACGAGCAGCCAGTTCTGCGCCTGGAATTTTGGGACACTGGCGCGGCAAAAGCTGTAGTTGAATTTCGGCTCCAATTTCTAATTCGCGATCGAGCCTTTCTTTTTTGCGCAGTTCCACCGTCAGCTCGTCGTTTTCAATGGCTACAGCCGTTTGGTCGGCCACCAAGCGCACCAACTTTTGCCGTGTTTCTGTCCAGGTATAATCTACCGCTCGACTAAAAACGTAGAGTCTGCCTCGCTCGGCATTCTTGACCAAAATTGCGGTGCCAAACAACTGTACATCTGACCCCAAGTAATGACTGACTTGATGGTCGAGAGCCGCAGTCATTTTAGCAGGGGCGATCGCGCCTCCCGGAGTAGCAGCAGCAGCAGCTAACTGGCGTGTCGCGGTCTCTAAAGCCTTGCGAATATCGTGACATTGGCGACTATCTTGACAGTGCAAGCGCTCTAGCCGCATTTGCCCATTTGGCTTAAACAGTACTAAGGCACCTCCATCCGCATCAGTCACCCGACTGGCCATCAGCGGAATCAGTTCTAGAAACTGGTTTAAGTTATTGAAGCTCCGCAAGGCAAAGCTGAGAGAGCTTAACAAGTCCTGAATTTTGTGCTGTTCCCGATGCAGGCGCGCCACCAGTTCTTTCAGGGCGAAAACTGGCGTCATGTCTGGAGAAGTTCCGCCACTGGTGCAGTCGGAGGGTTGAGAGGGCTGTCGAGGAACAGGCACAGCAGTCATTAGAGCAAGGTTAAGTTGTCATCGAAAACCGGAAAATTGAAGATCACTAACAGGTGAAGAAAAATAAATTCTCTACCTGCAATTTGAGCAAATTACTGGAGAGACAGCTTATCACTATTTGTAGAATTTACGCTCTAGTTTTGCTGATTTAAAATTCAGCGAACTAGTGAGAATTAGTAAAGCATCTAACTCACTGAAAAGTGGTGTGATGGTTACCCTAAGACCAACCGCTTGGTACAAGAATCAACTCAATACCAGTAAGTTCCGCCAACGGTGTCAATGTTGGCATAAATTCTAACGAATTTGTTGATACTAGCAGAATTGTTCTGAACCGGACTCAATCCTTTGTAGACAATCTGCTGGGTGAACTCCATCGCCTCAAGCGAGCAGATCTATAACAATCTTTTTTGAACGGGGTGCAGGGGTGGAACCCCTGTGTGGGGGCAACGCCTCCCCCTGTTAACAAACAATTTGTGAACGCTATAGTTTTTGATTGTTAGCGTTAATCTGGGGCTCTGCCAATGAGTTGAGCAAGCGTTTCTTCAGCAGCGCCAAGAAAACAACTGCCATTAACTACCCTTAATGGACTTAGCTTACGGTAACTTAACCTGCTAGGAGAGCTTCCACAAACTCATAGCTAGAGAAGGGTCTGAGATCTTCAATCCCTTCACCTGCCCCAATAAAACGAATAGGTAGACCCAACTGTTGAACTACCGCCAGAGCAATCCCACCTTTAGCGGTGCCATCCAACTTGGTGAGAACAACGCCACTGAGTTGGGCGGCTTCTAGAAATACTTCGGCTTGCCGCAGTCCATTTTGGCCCAACGTAGCATCCAAGACCAACAAGGATTCAATTTTTGCATCACCTGCTTTCTTGTCGATAATGCGTCGAACTTTGCTCAATTCGTCCATCAAGTTTTTCTTGTTTTGCAAGCGTCCCGCCGTATCGACTAACAGCAGCTCTGTCCCTCTTGATTGGGCAGAACCGATCGCATCAAAGACGACTGCGGCTGGGTCTGTATTTTGTCCAGGGTTGGAAATAACTTCGACCCCACTACGCTGTCCCCAAACCTTGACTTGCTCGACAGCGGCGGCCCGGAAAGTGTCGGCGGCAGCAATTAAACAGTTGTACTCCGATTTCTGGGCTAAGTGGGCTAGCTTCCCAATGGTGGTCGTCTTACCAGCGCCATTCACTCCTGTAATCAACCAAATATTTAAGGTGTCTTTTTCGGGTGCAAAAGTAGGGTTGTAGGACTTGCCCAACGGTCGATCCAGCATGTCACGGAGGATCGACTTTAGGTAAGCGATCGCTTGGTCGGGAGGTAACGCTTCCTCCCGCAGTTTCTTCTGGAGGGATTCAATAATGCGGTCTGTGGCTGCTACGCCCACATCGGCTTGCA
The nucleotide sequence above comes from Trichocoleus desertorum ATA4-8-CV12. Encoded proteins:
- a CDS encoding PP2C family protein-serine/threonine phosphatase, which encodes MTAVPVPRQPSQPSDCTSGGTSPDMTPVFALKELVARLHREQHKIQDLLSSLSFALRSFNNLNQFLELIPLMASRVTDADGGALVLFKPNGQMRLERLHCQDSRQCHDIRKALETATRQLAAAAATPGGAIAPAKMTAALDHQVSHYLGSDVQLFGTAILVKNAERGRLYVFSRAVDYTWTETRQKLVRLVADQTAVAIENDELTVELRKKERLDRELEIGAEIQLQLLPRQCPKIPGAELAARCQTANRVGGDYYDFIPVHRPRLRSVKTGSNEAGRWSVSIGDVMGKGVPAGLIMTMLRGMLRAEVLNGHSPARILQHLNQVMYADLENSNRFVTLFYSEYEPQTQMLSYSNAAHNPPLLWQASTDAIKRLDTLGMLIGLDADTHYQDGQVQLHPGDTLIYYTDGFTDAANRSGDRFEEDNLTRAFHWACRHCESPQEILEHLFAQVQQFIGAGNRNGDDMTLIVMRIKSPD
- the argH gene encoding argininosuccinate lyase — its product is MPPQPAASSQAWSQRFETALHPAIAQFNASIGFDMELLEYDLTGSQAHAQMLAHTGIITPDEGEQLVRGLDQIRQEYRQGFFNPGVDAEDVHFAVEHRLTQILGDLGKKLHTARSRNDQVGTDTRLYLREQIEQIRAQVREFQTALFHLAEQHVETLIPGYTHLQRAQPISLAHHLLAYFEMAQRDWERLGEVYRRVNVSPLGCGALAGTTFPIDRHYTAELLNFDGIYANSLDGVSDRDFAIEFLSAASLIMMHLSRLSEEVILWASQEFSFVTLKDSCATGSSIMPQKKNPDVPELVRGKTGRVFGHLQAMLVLMKGLPLAYNKDLQEDKEALFDAVNTVRACLEAMTILIQEGIEFRTSRLAEAVAEDFSNATDVADYLAAKGVPFREAYNLVGKVVRTCLAANKLLKDLSLDEWQTLHPAFEADIYQAIAPRQVVAARNSYGGTGFEQVRKALQVAQQRLHQD